TTAGATCCTAACGTAAAAATAGTCCTAGAAAATGATTTACAAAATATTCGTAATGAGATTAACTCGATTATTACCAACAAAGATAAGCTATTAGGAATTTCAAATGATGCAACAGGTGTAGCGGATCAAGCAAAAGTGGCAAGTGCTAGTTTGAGTGGCGCCAATTTGGAGATGCAAAAAATACAAACAGATATAGATTCTTATGTTGCAGATTTACTTGCAGGTACCACAATTTCAGATAATGAGAAAGCGGATATTGTAAGTTCAATTAGTAGCAAAGTTGATGCGATTTTAGATGAGCAAATTTCATCGATAACAGCACAAATAAATACTTCTTTATCGGCAGTTGAATCAGAATTAAATACACTAAGTGCTAAAGCATCAGATTTATCTGCTTCAGCAAATGATGTAAGCAATGTGACAAATGCTATGGCAGCCTCTGCACAACAACTTTCTTCTTCTGAAGCGAGTATCCATGCTGGAATTAATTCGTTTGACGCCTTATTAGCTCAGGTACCAAATTCATCACATGCAGTAAGATTAACCAATGGATTATATGCAATTAGTTCAGATTTAAATCTTGCGGCAACCAAGTTACCGACAGCTTTAGCTGGTGTAAATCAATTAACAACAGGAAGTAGCCAATTATCTACTGGTTTAGATCAATTGCAAAGTCAAATTCCAACTTTATCAAACGGTGTGAATCAATTAAATACAGGTGCAAACCAACTGCAAGCAGGATTAGCAGAATTAAATGAAAATTCACCTGAATTAATGAGTGGTATTGGGCAATTAGAAGGTGGAGCAAAAGAACTATCTTCTGCTTTAGATGAGGGTGTGAGTGAAAGTTCCACACTAAAAATTACGAAGAAAAATATTAACCAATTTGCAGCACCTACTTCCTTGAAAAATAATGAATATAGTAAAGTAGCAAACTACGGTGAAGCATTAGCTCCTTATATTATGTCACTAGCACTATTTGTTGGTTCAATGTTGTTCAATTTTATCTACCCAATTAGAAAAATTTCACTAGAGGGACAATCAAGCGGGGCATGGTGGTTGAGTAAAGTGAGTCTTGGATTTGTTGTTTCAAGCATAATGGCGTTAATTCAAGCAAGTATTATGTTATTAATTGGATTACAAGTTGATAACATTTTCCAATTTTTCTTAACAGCGTTTGTTAGTGCTTGGTCATATATGGCGATCACGATGTTCTTAGCAATGACCTTTGATAATCCAGGTAGATTTGTTGCGATGATTCTTTTAGTATTGCAACTTGGTGGTGCTGGTGGAACTTTCCCAATTCAATTACAAGCACCATTCTTTAAAGCAATTCATCCCTACCTTCCTATGTCCTATTCCGTTTATGCGTTTAGAGAAGCTATTTCAAGCGGAATCGGAGCCCCATTATTTAGAAAGAGTATTTTAATTTTAGCTTTATTAACAATCATTTTTGTAGCATTATTACGCTATTCAATGCATGTATTACAAAAAAAGAACCTGCAAAATGTTTCTGAATTAAATGATAATCAAAAGTTACAAGGCCTAGAAAATTAACTAGTTAAACAAAATTTAGAACTCAAGATAGTCAATTTTATGTATTGTAATCAAGCGAATAATTAGTTTGTACAGTATTAATTTTATAAAAAAATAGAGAATAGGGTGGTTTATAATGACAAATAAAGATTTTTCTACTCAAAAGTTACCTTCAAAAACATTCTTTGAAGATGGGATTGGTTCAGCTGTTGCGTATGATGCAATTAAAAGTTATTTAATCGATGAAGGGAATTCTAGACAAAATTTAGCAACATTTTGCCAAACGTATATGGATGATGAAGCTATCAAGTTAATGTCAGAAACCTTAGATAAAAATGCTATTGATAAATCTGAATATCCAAGAACAGCTAAAGTAGAAGCTTCATGTGTAAATATGTTGGCAAATCTATGGAATGCACCGAGTGAGAATTTTATTGGAACTTCAACAGTGGGTTCGAGTGAAGCGTGTATGCTAGGCGGGATGGCTATGAAATTCAGATGGCGCCATCTAGCGGAAAAAAAAGGAATTGATACGACAAAAAGAAAACCAAACTTAGTTATTTCATCAGGATTTCAAGTTTGCTGGGAAAAATTCGGTGTTTACTGGGATGTTGAACTTAGAGAAGTGCCTGTTGATCCAGAACATTTAAGTTTAGATTTAGATCGAGTATTTGATTACGTTGATGAATATACGATTGGTATTGTAGGCATTCTTGGCATCACATATACAGGGAAATTTGATGATATTGAAGCATTAGACAAGATGGTTGAGGAATACAATAAAAAAAATAATGCTAATTTAGTCATTCATATTGATGGGGCTAGTGGTGGGATGTTTGT
This Carnobacterium maltaromaticum DSM 20342 DNA region includes the following protein-coding sequences:
- a CDS encoding glutamate decarboxylase; the encoded protein is MTNKDFSTQKLPSKTFFEDGIGSAVAYDAIKSYLIDEGNSRQNLATFCQTYMDDEAIKLMSETLDKNAIDKSEYPRTAKVEASCVNMLANLWNAPSENFIGTSTVGSSEACMLGGMAMKFRWRHLAEKKGIDTTKRKPNLVISSGFQVCWEKFGVYWDVELREVPVDPEHLSLDLDRVFDYVDEYTIGIVGILGITYTGKFDDIEALDKMVEEYNKKNNANLVIHIDGASGGMFVPFVNPELVWDFRLKNVVSINTSGHKYGLVYPGVGWVIWKDREYLPEELIFDVSYLGGHMPTMAINFSRSASQIIGQYYMFLKLGYNGYRQVHTETKEVAMYLAKSVEETGLFKIYNDGSNIPIVCYTLKNDAQVKWSLYDLADRLLMKGWQVPAYPLPKNMDNIIIQRFVCRADLTMPMAEEMVEDFKEAIKELATATVLGHDSGDKVHGFTH
- a CDS encoding YhgE/Pip domain-containing protein; translated protein: MKMTKQEWINLFRNKILLISVIAIAFIPILYSSIFDKSVWDPYGRAKDLPVAVVNQDKPTELLGQKMNVGQQVVDNLKKDHQLDWNFVSKEEAEKGMKDLKYYMIVTITEDFSKNAASIINHTPQKMEIIYTTNDSLNYIANEISTVGATALETQVREQVIEAYATAVVDAGQKLVGALGQAANGANQLADGGGELQTGLKQYTEGVFQADSGSNQLADGTGQLANSIGPLASGVSQLDSGANQLSSALNQANQALGPIENNVAGIDAGLTQLATGTQDLANALTTFENNLDPNVKIVLENDLQNIRNEINSIITNKDKLLGISNDATGVADQAKVASASLSGANLEMQKIQTDIDSYVADLLAGTTISDNEKADIVSSISSKVDAILDEQISSITAQINTSLSAVESELNTLSAKASDLSASANDVSNVTNAMAASAQQLSSSEASIHAGINSFDALLAQVPNSSHAVRLTNGLYAISSDLNLAATKLPTALAGVNQLTTGSSQLSTGLDQLQSQIPTLSNGVNQLNTGANQLQAGLAELNENSPELMSGIGQLEGGAKELSSALDEGVSESSTLKITKKNINQFAAPTSLKNNEYSKVANYGEALAPYIMSLALFVGSMLFNFIYPIRKISLEGQSSGAWWLSKVSLGFVVSSIMALIQASIMLLIGLQVDNIFQFFLTAFVSAWSYMAITMFLAMTFDNPGRFVAMILLVLQLGGAGGTFPIQLQAPFFKAIHPYLPMSYSVYAFREAISSGIGAPLFRKSILILALLTIIFVALLRYSMHVLQKKNLQNVSELNDNQKLQGLEN